A region of Nostoc flagelliforme CCNUN1 DNA encodes the following proteins:
- a CDS encoding NB-ARC domain-containing protein: MELCKEDYTRPSPPSADLEIRRTNPQYDWQEAPDVSVFYGRSEELLQLRQWILEERCRLVGLLGIGGIGKSTLAVKLGLQIQSEFEVMVWRSLLNAPPVEEQITNILQFLLWALRKEMVIPESFDRKLSKLMECLQSNRCLLILDNVETILSGGQAGQCRPGYEGYGQLLKRLGEVPHISCVLFTSREKPEKLYR, translated from the coding sequence TTGGAGTTATGTAAAGAAGATTATACCCGACCTAGCCCCCCATCTGCGGATTTAGAAATCCGACGCACAAATCCACAGTATGACTGGCAAGAAGCCCCGGATGTATCTGTGTTTTATGGTCGCAGTGAAGAATTATTGCAGCTACGACAGTGGATATTAGAAGAACGATGTCGTTTAGTTGGACTGCTGGGAATTGGTGGTATTGGCAAAAGCACTTTAGCGGTGAAGTTGGGGCTGCAAATTCAAAGCGAATTTGAGGTAATGGTGTGGCGAAGCTTACTAAATGCACCACCAGTAGAGGAGCAAATAACCAACATACTGCAATTTTTGCTGTGGGCGTTGCGAAAGGAGATGGTGATACCCGAAAGCTTTGATAGAAAACTATCGAAGTTGATGGAATGTTTGCAATCAAACCGATGTCTGCTGATTTTAGACAATGTTGAAACTATTCTCTCTGGTGGCCAAGCAGGGCAATGTCGTCCTGGTTATGAAGGATATGGTCAATTACTGAAGCGCCTTGGCGAAGTACCTCATATTAGTTGCGTTCTGTTCACTTCTAGAGAAAAACCAGAGAAATTATACCGTTAG
- a CDS encoding transposase family protein: MTTPHKRKRKQELSEQQKAENKILSSKRIFVEHLIRIIKIFQIASQRFRLNSDVYNEIILTVCGLVRLRIGTLVLETIEIKKK, encoded by the coding sequence ATTACAACTCCTCATAAGAGAAAAAGGAAACAAGAATTAAGTGAACAACAAAAAGCAGAAAATAAGATTTTATCGAGTAAACGTATATTTGTAGAACATTTAATACGGATAATTAAAATATTTCAAATAGCATCGCAACGATTTAGGCTGAATTCTGATGTTTATAATGAAATAATTTTAACTGTATGTGGATTAGTTAGACTCCGAATTGGTACTTTAGTTTTAGAAACTATTGAGATTAAGAAAAAATAG
- a CDS encoding transposase family protein — MIVQEILTSFKLIVDSLEQPIDRPSDNEEQKKIFSGKKKQHTRKSQVVSLPEGKDIIDIKVGFPGPTADINLFRNKFYLMSSKHLNEIKDTKVVKILQLLIREKGNKN, encoded by the coding sequence ATGATTGTACAAGAGATATTGACAAGTTTTAAGTTGATAGTAGATAGTCTGGAACAGCCAATAGATAGGCCATCTGACAACGAAGAGCAAAAAAAAATATTCTCAGGAAAGAAAAAACAACATACTAGAAAAAGCCAGGTGGTTTCCTTGCCAGAAGGTAAAGATATAATTGATATAAAAGTAGGTTTTCCCGGACCAACAGCAGATATAAATCTATTCCGAAACAAATTTTATTTGATGAGCAGCAAACATTTGAATGAGATAAAGGATACCAAGGTGGTAAAAATATTACAACTCCTCATAAGAGAAAAAGGAAACAAGAATTAA
- a CDS encoding transposase yields MVGQFPGERFWVSSSSPGREKVSFYGVYVYNYAKVKIFPYLKADQFNTIDVLKHLRTEFSERDITLIWDGAPNHRAQAVKDALAVLQINLQPLPAYSPDFMPVEHLWQWLREDVTYHTCYQSSTELIERVHLFEQDINSNPFEISVGVARRRHRLWVKNHLDPDEEKLRVST; encoded by the coding sequence ATGGTTGGTCAATTCCCCGGTGAGCGTTTTTGGGTGAGTTCTAGCTCTCCTGGAAGAGAAAAAGTTTCGTTCTATGGAGTTTATGTTTACAACTATGCCAAAGTCAAGATTTTTCCTTACCTCAAGGCTGACCAATTTAATACAATTGATGTTTTAAAGCATCTGAGAACCGAATTTAGCGAGCGCGACATCACTTTAATTTGGGATGGTGCTCCAAATCATCGAGCACAAGCGGTAAAAGATGCTTTGGCGGTTTTACAAATCAATTTGCAACCCTTACCTGCTTACAGTCCTGACTTTATGCCTGTTGAACACCTATGGCAGTGGTTACGTGAAGATGTTACCTACCATACATGCTATCAATCTTCTACAGAACTGATTGAACGGGTTCATTTATTTGAGCAAGATATTAATTCCAATCCCTTTGAAATTAGCGTAGGCGTAGCCCGCCGTAGGCATCGCTTGTGGGTGAAAAATCACCTTGACCCTGACGAGGAAAAACTACGGGTTTCAACATAG
- a CDS encoding helix-turn-helix domain-containing protein, which yields MCNGKSATQVGRSTGRNPQTVMEWVHRYNRSGMETLKYRHTGGYPPLFH from the coding sequence ATATGTAATGGAAAAAGTGCGACACAAGTAGGTCGCTCAACAGGACGCAACCCTCAGACAGTAATGGAGTGGGTACATCGTTATAATCGCTCAGGTATGGAAACACTAAAATATCGGCATACAGGCGGTTATCCCCCCCTTTTTCACTAG
- a CDS encoding helix-turn-helix domain-containing protein: protein MRTKQLLGISYEKFTDLVDSAKKCHEEEQQKREQSKIRIHRRGGGRKEILSIPEQVCLCLFYLRQIPTFEVLGISFGISKTEANDTFHNWRKIFRKILPASLLEQVGIRKVI from the coding sequence TTGCGTACCAAGCAACTTCTGGGAATTAGTTATGAGAAATTTACCGACCTTGTGGATTCTGCTAAAAAGTGCCATGAGGAAGAACAACAAAAACGTGAACAGAGCAAAATTAGAATACATCGTCGTGGAGGTGGACGCAAAGAAATATTATCCATCCCAGAGCAAGTATGTTTGTGCTTGTTTTATCTGAGACAAATACCCACATTTGAAGTTTTAGGAATATCATTTGGTATATCAAAAACAGAAGCAAATGATACTTTTCATAATTGGAGAAAAATCTTCCGGAAGATTTTGCCTGCAAGCTTGTTAGAGCAAGTGGGGATAAGGAAGGTGATTTAA
- a CDS encoding winged helix-turn-helix domain-containing protein, translating into MKRLVNWIEKEFNLKCCRESVRKTLKNLGLSWKKARKLLNKANSKKRAEFLATLQSLLDDALHNGHLLIFIDEAHIHLDTDEGYGWSIPR; encoded by the coding sequence TTGAAGCGGTTAGTTAATTGGATTGAGAAGGAATTTAATCTCAAGTGTTGCCGTGAATCAGTGCGTAAAACCCTGAAAAATTTAGGTTTGTCTTGGAAAAAAGCACGTAAACTCTTGAATAAAGCTAATAGTAAAAAACGTGCTGAATTTTTGGCAACACTTCAAAGCTTACTGGATGATGCTCTCCATAATGGTCATTTACTGATTTTCATCGACGAAGCCCACATTCATCTTGATACTGATGAAGGTTATGGTTGGTCAATTCCCCGGTGA